The following are from one region of the Sus scrofa isolate TJ Tabasco breed Duroc unplaced genomic scaffold, Sscrofa11.1 Contig991, whole genome shotgun sequence genome:
- the LOC100620803 gene encoding olfactory receptor 2W1-like codes for MDTSNTSSGDQFILLGFSDQPQLEPIISVTVLFFYVMTLLNNTAIILVSFLDSRLHTPMYFFLSNLSFLDICYTTSIVPQMLINLWGPNKLITYVGCILQFFFAFDFGATECLLLALMAYDRYAAVCQPLHYMVIMNPQVCKKMVAASWLTGLCGALSMCSFAFTLPLCGHIVDNFFCEMPAFLKIACEYTKVVDVTIYTLGVIYLLLPLLFILISYGIITQAVTKIKSGGGLKKMLNTCGSHLTVVSLFYGSAIYMYLQPKKGSTYQVDKFLTLFYTIITPSLNPLIYTLRNKDVKRALKWHVKSKLR; via the coding sequence ATGGACACATCCAATACCAGCTCAGGTGATCAGTTCATTTTGCTGGGCTTTTCTGATCAACCCCAACTGGAGCCCATTATCTCTGTGACTGTTTTGTTCTTCTACGTCATGACTCTCCTAAACAACACAGCGATTATCCTGGTGTCTTTTCTGGACAGCCGACTTCatacacccatgtacttcttcctcagtaacCTCTCATTTTTGGATATCTGTTACACAACTAGCATCGTTCCCCAGATGCTGATAAATCTGTGGGGGCCAAACAAATTGATTACTTATGTAGGTTGTATTCTACAATTCTTCTTTGCCTTTGACTTTGGTGCAACAGAATGCCTTTTATTGGCTCTCATGGCCTATGATCGCTATGCAGCAGTCTGTCAACCCCTGCACTACATGGTTATCATGAATCCACAGGTTTGTAAGAAGATGGTAGCAGCATCATGGCTGACTGGTCTGTGTGGCGCCCTGAGTATGTGCTCCTTTGCTTTTACGCTGCCGCTATGTGGTCACATAGTGGATAACTTCTTTTGTGAGATGCCTGCCTTTCTTAAGATAGCCTGTGAGTACACCAAAGTGGTGGATGTTACCATTTACACACTTGGAGTAATTTACCTTCTTTTGCCACTATTGTTCATTCTCATCTCATATGGAATCATCACACAAGCTGTAACTAAGATCAAGTCAGGCGGAGGATTGAAGAAGATGCTTAacacctgtggctctcacctcACTGTGGTCAGCCTCTTTTATGGCAGTGCCATCTACATGTACTTGCAACCAAAGAAAGGTTCCACATACCAAGTGGATAAATTTCTTACCCTCTTTTACACCATTATCACCCCAAGTCTTAATCCACTAATATATACTCTGAGGAATAAAGATGTCAAAAGGGCATTAAAATg
- the LOC110259200 gene encoding olfactory receptor 2W1-like gives MGQRNSTSLHDFILLGFSDHSKLEMALSGVVATFYLITLVGNTAIILASLLDSHLHTPMYFFLRNLSFLDLCFTTSIVPQMLVNLWGPHKTISYGGCVIQLYVYMWLGSIECLLLAVMSYDRFTAICKPLHYLVIMNPHLCLKMIIMVWSISLANSVVLCTLTLNLPRCGNNLLDHFLCELPAMLKIACIDTTAVELSVFALGIAIVLTPLILILISYGYIAKAVLRMKSRAGQRKAINTCGSHLTVVSIFYGAIIYMYLQPGNNASRGQGKFLTLFYTIITPSLNPLIYTLRNKDMKEALKKLMTVDHKFTKSKRTWKS, from the coding sequence ATGGGCCAAAGAAACTCTACTTCTCTGCATGATTTCATTCTGCTGGGCTTCTCTGACCATTCCAAACTGGAGATGGCCCTGTCAGGAGTTGTCGCCACCTTCTACTTGATCACACTGGTCGGTAACACAGCCATCATTCTTGCGTCTCTCCtggactcccacctccacacaccaatgtacttcttcctccGGAATTTATCTTTCCTAGACCTATGTTTCACAACCAGCATCGTCCCTCAGATGCTGGTTAACTTGTGGGGGCCTCATAAGACCATCAGCTATGGGGGCTGTGTCATTCAGCTCTATGTTTATATGTGGTTGGGCTCCATCGAGTGCCTTCTCCTAGCTGTTATGTCCTACGATCGTTTCACAGCTATTTGTAAGCCCCTCCATTATTTGGTAATCATGAACCCACATTTATGTCTCAAGATGATTATCATGGTCTGGAGCATTAGTTTGGCCAATTCTGTTGTACTGTGTACACTCACTCTGAATCTGcctagatgtggaaacaaccttcTGGATCATTTCTTGTGTGAGTTGCCAGCTATGCTCAAGATAGCTTGTATAGACACCACAGCAGTTgaattgtctgtttttgctttaggCATTGCCATTGTCCTTACACCACTCATCCTTATTCTTATATCCTATGGCTACATTGCCAAAGCTGTGCTGAGAATGAAGTCAAGGGCAGGCCAGCGGAAAGCAATCAATACCTGTGGATCTCATCTCACTGTGGTGTCTATCTTCTACGGAGCTATTATCTACATGTACCTGCAACCAGGTAACAATGCCTCCAGAGGTCAGGGTAAGTTTCTCACCCTCTTTTACACCATCATCACACCAAGTCTCAACCCTCTCATTTACACTTTAAGGAATAAAGACATGAAGGAGGCACTGAAGAAGCTGATGACAGTTGACCACAAATTTACAAAATCAAAGAGGACCTGGAAGTCATAG